One window of the Populus nigra chromosome 4, ddPopNigr1.1, whole genome shotgun sequence genome contains the following:
- the LOC133692547 gene encoding probable beta-D-xylosidase 7: MVTADSSSVAFATSALLCILTSASQFRLHIPTMRPKKLCFFTFTFFTLSVLRVDSTQPPFSCDSSNPSTKAFPFCETTLPISQRARDLVSRLTLDEKISQLVNSAPPIPRLGIPGYEWWSEALHGVSNAGPGIHFNDNIKGATSFPQVILTAASFDAYQWYRIGQAIGKEARALYNAGQATGMTFWAPNINIFRDPRWGRGQETPGEDPLVTGLYAASYVKGVQGDSFEGGKIKGHLQASACCKHFTAYDLDNWKGMNRFVFDARVTMQDLADTYQPPFKSCVEQGRASGIMCAYNKVNGVPSCADSNLLSKTARAQWGFRGYITSDCDAVSIIHDDQGYAKSPEDAVVDVLKAGMDVNCGSYLLKHAKVAVEQKKLSESDIDRALHNLFSVRMRLGLFNGHPEGQLFGNIGPDQVCSQEHQILALEAARNGIVLLKNSARLLPLSKSKTKSLAVIGPNANSGQMLIGNYAGPPCRFVTPLQALQSYIKQTVYHPACDTVQCSSALVDRAVDVAKGADHVVLMMGLDQTQEREELDRTDLLLPGKQQELIIAVAKAAKNPVVLVLFSGGPVDISFAKNDKNIGSILWAGYPGEGGAIALAEIMFGDHNPGGRLPMTWYPQEFVKVPMTDMGMRPEASSGYPGRTYRFYKGRSVFEFGYGISYSKYSYELTAVSQNTLYLNQSSTMHIINDFDSVRSTLISELGTEFCEQNKCRARIGVKNHGEMAGKHPVLLFARQEKHGNGRPRKQLIGFQSVVLGAGEKAEIEFEVSPCEHLSRANEDGLMVMEEGRHFLVVDGDEYPISVVI, from the exons atggTCACAGCAGACAGCAGTTCAGTGGCTTTTGCAACTTCAGCTTTACTTTGTATTCTCACTTCCGCTTCACAGTTTCGTCTACATATTCCCACCATGAGACCGAAAAAACTCTGTTTCTTCACCTTTACCTTCTTCACTTTATCTGTCCTCCGAGTTGATTCAACTCAGCCACCATTCTCGTGCGACTCGTCAAACCCATCAACAAAGGCCTTCCCTTTTTGTGAAACCACATTGCCCATCAGCCAAAGAGCCAGGGACCTGGTCTCTAGGCTTACGCTGGATGAAAAGATTTCTCAACTCGTCAACTCAGCTCCACCAATTCCAAGACTCGGTATCCCGGGTTATGAGTGGTGGTCCGAGGCATTACATGGCGTTTCCAATGCAGGGCCTGGCATTCATTTCAACGATAATATTAAAGGCGCCACTAGTTTCCCTCAAGTCATCCTCACTGCTGCTTCTTTTGATGCCTACCAATGGTATCGCATTGGTCAG GCGATTGGAAAAGAGGCTAGAGCACTGTACAACGCAGGGCAAGCTACAGGTATGACATTCTGGGCACCAAATATTAACATTTTTAGGGACCCGAGATGGGGGAGAGGACAAGAGACACCCGGGGAGGATCCATTGGTGACAGGGTTATATGCAGCATCATATGTGAAAGGGGTTCAAGGGGATTCCTTTGAAGGAGGAAAGATTAAAGGGCATCTTCAAGCCTCAGCTTGTTGCAAGCATTTCACTGCTTATGATTTGGATAATTGGAAAGGCATGAATCGCTTCGTGTTTGATGCTCGC GTGACCATGCAAGATTTAGCAGACACGTATCAACCACCATTCAAAAGTTGTGTTGAACAGGGGAGAGCCAGTGGGATAATGTGTGCTTACAATAAAGTTAACGGAGTCCCTAGCTGTGCCGACTCCAATCTCCTGTCCAAAACTGCTAGAGCGCAATGGGGTTTTCGTGG GTATATCACATCAGACTGTGATGCTGTTTCCATCATCCATGATGATCAAGGATATGCTAAATCACCCGAAGATGCTGTGGTTGATGTGCTTAAAGCTG GCATGGATGTCAACTGTGGATCATACTTGCTGAAACACGCCAAAGTGGCAGTGGAACAGAAAAAACTGTCTGAATCCGATATCGACAGGGCCCTTCATAACCTCTTTTCTGTAAGGATGAGGCTAGGCCTTTTCAATGGACATCCTGAAGGCCAGCTTTTTGGAAACATTGGTCCTGACCAAGTTTGCTCCCAAGAACACCAGATACTAGCTCTTGAAGCTGCCCGTAATGGCATTGTCCTTTTAAAGAACTCTGCAAGACTCCTCCCTCTTtcgaaatccaaaaccaagtcTCTGGCTGTTATTGGCCCTAATGCCAATTCTGGGCAAATGCTTATTGGAAACTATGCAGGCCCTCCATGCAGATTTGTGACCCCGCTGCAAGCATTGCAGAGCTACATTAAACAAACTGTTTATCACCCGGCTTGTGATACAGTTCAATGCTCTTCAGCTTTAGTCGACAGGGCAGTGGATGTAGCAAAAGGAGCAGATCATGTAGTATTGATGATGGGTCTGGACCAAACTCAGGAGAGGGAAGAGCTTGATCGCACTGATTTGTTGCTTCCAGGGAAGCAACAGGAACTCATCATCGCTGTTGCAAAAGCAGCCAAAAATCCAGTTGTTCTAGTGCTTTTTTCTGGAGGTCCTGTTGACATTTCTTTTGCCAAGAATGATAAAAACATTGGAAGCATTTTGTGGGCTGGTTATCCTGGTGAAGGTGGTGCCATTGCCCTTGCAGAAATCATGTTTGGTGATCATAATCCAG GAGGGAGATTACCAATGACTTGGTATCCACAAGAATTTGTGAAAGTTCCAATGACAGACATGGGGATGCGACCTGAAGCTTCTTCAGGCTATCCTGGCCGTACATACAGGTTCTACAAAGGCCGAAGTGTTTTTGAGTTTGGTTATGGCATCAGCTACTCAAAATATTCTTATGAACTAACAGCTGTCTCCCAAAACACACTCTACTTAAATCAGTCGTCAACAATGCATATAATCAACGACTTCGACTCAGTTCGTTCCACATTGATTTCTGAGTTGGGCACGGAGTTCTGTGAGCAAAACAAATGCCGTGCAAGAATTGGAGTGAAGAACCATGGAGAGATGGCAGGCAAGCATCCAGTTTTACTATTTGCGAGGCAGGAAAAACATGGAAATGGTAGGCCAAGGAAACAGCTGATTGGATTCCAAAGTGTGGTATTAGGTGCAGGGGAAAAAGctgaaattgaatttgaagtGAGCCCTTGTGAACACCTTAGTAGAGCTAATGAAGATGGCCTGATGGTGATGGAAGAAGGAAGACATTTCTTGGTTGTAGATGGTGACGAGTACCCAATTTCCGTTGTAATTTGA